The genomic interval CTGCAGGGCATCCGAACGCAGTCCCGCGAAGATCTCGAAGGAGCCGCTTTCGCCCGAGGGCGGGGTCGTTTGGAGGTCGAGGGCGGCGACGTCCGAGCGAACAGTTCGCACGTGGAAACCGCCGCGCCGTTTCTTGACGAAGACGGCCTGGCGCAGGAGCGCGAGAACACCGGGCTGCTTCCGGACGCGCTCGAGCGGGACTTCGCCGAAGTCGAACGTATCGGGATCGGCATAGAGGTCGGCCTTGACGAAGAGGTGGACCGGGACGCGCACCGCGCCGATCGCCGGGTCGTCGCTCTGGAGCCGCAGCGATTCCTCGTAACGCCCGGGAGCGGTCCCGGGTTCGACCCGCACCGTAACGCGCCACGTCTTCCCCTCGACGATCGGTTCGAAAGTCGCGCGGAAATGCCCGCCGGTCGACGCCGCCAACCGGAGATCGACCGGCGACGGCTGATTGCTGGTGAACGTCAGCTCCCGGCGGACGTCTTCATCGCGGAAGGCCGACAGAAACACGGCGGGAAAGGGATCGACGTCGAGAGGCCCGTAAACCTTCCCCTGGAGAACGAGAGGGACCTCGGGACTGGCCGGGTCGTTCGTGAGAACGGACACCCGCCCGCGGAGCGTCCCCACGGCGTTGCCCGTC from Thermoanaerobaculia bacterium carries:
- a CDS encoding DUF1573 domain-containing protein — encoded protein: MSSSSRERTAKAVRSVFLLGRHRPIVARGAAAILASFAALASAAPNAVVRDPVHDFGRVPHGEKIRHSFRVHNAGDAPLELTGARMSDSGMTSQMPPIILPGEDGSIAVEWSTGNAVGTLRGRVSVLTNDPASPEVPLVLQGKVYGPLDVDPFPAVFLSAFRDEDVRRELTFTSNQPSPVDLRLAASTGGHFRATFEPIVEGKTWRVTVRVEPGTAPGRYEESLRLQSDDPAIGAVRVPVHLFVKADLYADPDTFDFGEVPLERVRKQPGVLALLRQAVFVKKRRGGFHVRTVRSDVAALDLQTTPPSGESGSFEIFAGLRSDALQPGSLHGTVTIETDDPEFPILKIPVRGRIVEK